A genomic segment from Diospyros lotus cultivar Yz01 chromosome 5, ASM1463336v1, whole genome shotgun sequence encodes:
- the LOC127801870 gene encoding cytochrome b-c1 complex subunit 6-1, mitochondrial-like produces the protein MADEEPVDQKKYLEESCKPKCVRPLLEYQACIKRIQGDETGNKHCTGQYFDYWSCVDKCVALKLFSKLK, from the exons AT GGCGGACGAGGAGCCTGTTGATCAGAAAAAGTATCTGGAAGAGTCTTGCAAGCCCAAGTGTGTGAGACCTTTACTAGAATATCAG GCGTGCATTAAAAGGATCCAAGGTGATGAAACTGGAAACAAGCACTGCACCGGGCAATACTTCGATTATTGGTCTTGTGTTGACAAATGC GTTGCACTCAAGCTGTTTTCAAAACTGAAATGA